In Archangium violaceum, the following are encoded in one genomic region:
- a CDS encoding DUF998 domain-containing protein — MAASVALLALLLLHVLRPDLAPTSHMISEYAIGPYGVVMGISFGAFALASLALLVALVGPARGWLGRLGLVCLFLTAVGLAMGGAFPMDPTTADQSKMSFSGRMHGVGFMIGVPGELLAVLLVSLALRRQAPWSGARLLPWAAAVWLSIAIMVPLLMQMRYFGIPNRTFMLAYGIWVILVARPLTRTSQVAARSSGLIAS, encoded by the coding sequence GTGGCAGCCTCCGTCGCGCTTCTGGCCCTTCTGCTGCTGCATGTGCTGCGGCCGGATCTCGCGCCGACGTCCCACATGATCAGTGAGTACGCGATCGGCCCTTACGGTGTCGTGATGGGGATCTCGTTCGGAGCCTTCGCGTTGGCCAGCCTGGCGCTCCTCGTGGCGCTCGTGGGCCCGGCACGGGGTTGGCTCGGCCGGCTGGGGCTCGTCTGCCTCTTCCTGACGGCCGTCGGGCTCGCGATGGGAGGCGCCTTCCCCATGGACCCGACGACGGCGGATCAGTCCAAGATGTCCTTCTCTGGAAGGATGCACGGCGTGGGGTTCATGATCGGCGTGCCGGGTGAACTGCTGGCCGTGCTCCTCGTGTCGCTCGCGCTGCGGCGACAGGCGCCCTGGTCCGGGGCGCGCCTGCTCCCCTGGGCCGCCGCCGTCTGGTTGAGCATCGCGATCATGGTCCCCCTGCTCATGCAGATGCGCTACTTCGGGATTCCCAACCGGACGTTCATGCTGGCGTACGGCATCTGGGTGATTCTCGTCGCGCGGCCACTGACACGAACGTCCCAGGTGGCGGCCCGCTCGAGCGGCCTCATCGCGAGCTGA
- a CDS encoding alpha/beta fold hydrolase translates to MRIGIKGIFQKLVRALGGLPRILAVWLAFFVAMWASRGAGGGYVALGCAIVLAGALWWRGWRQRSRGTSVRRAVVMLLALVPLGYLMIPLASSVLPSLPADATVQLWPTGPARKVAVYRYPPADAASANGLALVFVHGGPGAYVRDFERRFFAEFARDGFDVVLYDQFGAGRSPLGDARTYTHQNNVNDLVAVLERVNKPVVLVGQSYGATLVTSALMRAEVRDRVKYVVLTEPGKIPGAAFSSSPMMAEKTTRAPDGARPPSAAVLTRLVAPRALLALALPADQRYVSQEELINHYTPDVQRALVANAFCKGDTGLLEAFEPERFNLLANFRISREAQGSPTPDLTGMSSPVLLLLGECSYIPRGRAMEYFDVYRIARSHLIPGVGHIPWGNERGQRLTREAIVRFVAQQPGPLPDEPTASDRNAFVSAGR, encoded by the coding sequence ATGCGTATCGGCATCAAGGGAATCTTTCAAAAGCTCGTTCGCGCATTGGGTGGCTTGCCGCGGATCCTCGCGGTATGGCTCGCATTCTTCGTGGCGATGTGGGCCAGCCGAGGGGCAGGTGGCGGTTATGTCGCCTTGGGGTGCGCGATCGTGCTGGCCGGTGCGCTGTGGTGGCGCGGGTGGCGGCAGCGGTCGCGTGGCACAAGCGTCAGGCGCGCCGTGGTGATGCTGCTGGCGCTGGTGCCCTTGGGATACCTGATGATCCCGCTGGCGTCGTCCGTGCTGCCTTCCTTGCCGGCGGACGCGACGGTGCAGCTTTGGCCGACCGGGCCAGCTCGCAAGGTGGCGGTCTATCGGTATCCGCCCGCCGATGCTGCTTCCGCCAACGGCCTGGCGCTGGTGTTCGTGCACGGCGGGCCCGGCGCCTACGTGCGCGACTTCGAGCGCCGCTTCTTCGCGGAATTCGCCCGCGACGGTTTCGACGTGGTGCTCTACGACCAATTCGGCGCCGGCCGATCGCCCCTGGGCGATGCGCGCACCTACACGCACCAGAACAACGTCAACGACCTCGTGGCGGTGCTCGAGCGCGTCAACAAACCCGTGGTGCTGGTGGGGCAATCGTATGGCGCGACGTTGGTCACCTCCGCGCTGATGCGGGCCGAGGTGCGCGATCGCGTGAAGTACGTCGTGTTGACCGAGCCCGGCAAGATTCCCGGAGCGGCGTTCTCCTCCAGCCCCATGATGGCGGAAAAGACCACGCGCGCGCCGGATGGTGCGCGGCCGCCCAGCGCCGCGGTGCTGACCAGGCTCGTGGCTCCGCGCGCGTTGCTGGCCTTGGCGCTGCCGGCGGATCAGCGCTATGTGTCGCAGGAAGAGCTCATCAACCATTACACGCCGGACGTGCAACGTGCGTTGGTAGCCAACGCGTTCTGCAAGGGCGATACCGGGCTGCTCGAGGCATTCGAGCCAGAGCGATTCAACCTGTTGGCCAATTTCCGCATCAGCCGGGAGGCGCAGGGGAGCCCGACGCCCGACCTCACGGGGATGTCCTCTCCCGTGTTGTTGCTGCTCGGCGAATGCAGCTATATCCCGCGCGGCCGGGCGATGGAGTACTTCGATGTCTACCGGATCGCCCGCAGTCACCTGATTCCGGGTGTTGGACATATCCCCTGGGGCAACGAGCGTGGGCAACGCCTGACACGCGAGGCGATCGTGCGCTTCGTGGCGCAGCAGCCGGGTCCGCTGCCCGATGAGCCGACGGCATCCGATCGGAACGCCTTTGTGTCGGCAGGGCGATAG
- a CDS encoding dihydrofolate reductase family protein: MGVLTFALNVTLDGCCDHREGIADDELHDYFTQLMDAAGAMLWGRTTYEMMESYWPAVARDEKAPRAMREWAQKLDAKPKYVVSASRHDFPWNNTFRIAGDLHEAVTQLKEKTPRGVLVGSPMLATELERLGLIDEYRFVVHPVLAGHGPTLFQGLERSRRLELLSTKRLASGAMALHHRRVDAK; the protein is encoded by the coding sequence ATGGGGGTCTTGACCTTCGCGCTCAACGTGACCTTGGACGGGTGCTGCGACCATCGGGAGGGGATCGCGGACGACGAGCTGCACGACTACTTCACGCAGCTCATGGACGCGGCCGGGGCGATGCTGTGGGGGCGCACCACCTACGAGATGATGGAGAGCTACTGGCCGGCGGTGGCGCGCGACGAGAAGGCCCCCCGAGCGATGCGGGAGTGGGCGCAGAAGCTGGATGCCAAGCCGAAGTATGTCGTCTCGGCCTCGCGACACGACTTTCCGTGGAACAACACCTTCCGCATCGCGGGGGATTTGCACGAGGCCGTGACGCAGCTCAAGGAGAAGACCCCGCGCGGCGTCCTCGTGGGCAGCCCCATGCTCGCGACCGAGCTCGAGCGGCTGGGGCTCATCGATGAGTATCGCTTCGTCGTCCACCCGGTTCTCGCCGGCCATGGCCCGACCTTGTTTCAGGGCCTCGAGCGCTCGCGGCGCCTCGAGCTCCTCTCGACGAAGCGCCTCGCATCCGGCGCGATGGCGCTGCATCACCGCCGGGTCGACGCAAAGTAG
- a CDS encoding TetR/AcrR family transcriptional regulator has product MATRRKRTYASPRRDEAAAVTRSRVLDAARTLFARRGIDAVTISQIAERAGVSSSSVYALFKSKEGLLLALTQEALFGRGYRAASARLDAEADPVEQIRMTASVARSIYESEATELGLLRGASSFSLALRRLEATLEEKRFALQETRVRRLFEAGRAREDLSLEKARRLLWMYTSRDVYRLLVLEGGFTPEEYETWLAQTLLAALVAPLPGRSRA; this is encoded by the coding sequence ATGGCAACCCGACGCAAACGCACCTATGCATCGCCCAGGCGGGACGAGGCCGCGGCCGTCACCCGGTCTCGCGTCCTCGACGCGGCCAGGACGCTCTTCGCGCGCCGCGGAATCGATGCGGTGACCATCTCCCAGATCGCCGAGCGCGCGGGCGTCTCGAGCTCGTCCGTCTACGCGTTGTTCAAATCGAAGGAAGGGCTCCTGCTGGCCCTGACCCAGGAGGCGCTCTTCGGGCGGGGCTACCGAGCCGCGAGCGCGCGACTCGACGCGGAAGCGGATCCTGTGGAGCAGATTCGAATGACGGCCTCCGTGGCGCGAAGCATCTACGAGAGCGAGGCCACCGAGCTCGGACTGCTTCGGGGGGCTTCCAGCTTCTCACTCGCGCTCCGGCGTCTGGAAGCCACGCTGGAGGAGAAGCGCTTCGCGCTCCAGGAAACGCGCGTCCGTCGCCTCTTCGAGGCGGGCAGGGCGAGGGAAGACCTCTCGCTCGAGAAGGCCCGCCGTCTCTTGTGGATGTACACGAGCCGCGACGTCTACCGGCTCCTCGTGCTCGAAGGCGGCTTTACCCCCGAGGAGTACGAGACCTGGCTCGCCCAGACACTGCTCGCCGCGCTCGTCGCACCCCTCCCGGGCCGCTCCCGCGCGTGA
- a CDS encoding ATP-binding protein, with protein sequence MFFDNIKISNFGPFPELTLHFNPKGVNAIIGPNASGKTQLIGAIAISLFGKGAKATSERTGESTLRLEIRNGENHETINTKIEKNSHPLKLSRSVDASLQQQVSTGFSQQLLKMLADIDGPNLFLSRESMSHPAPMADDDIERIDQIFEGDQSLITLRPQIRDALKSRSKRNHSIGMSWLLTLINEYLLRERSGISIPLIVDDAGSVFDTPAWVMALRMISRVGQRDQVILTTARPLASGFEAKTHELSIPRASPGSAIYFDYSFLSKMEKSRRARVKQLAVRPFLLGKQFTHEESRYCEFKEVKGNNPIGSIHSLADQYVVAYLNAEGRGKVGRILWGIKDDGVVVGVKLTQGMRDELRRVITENLLKIEPPLAPTEYRIDLHAVYEQDRRIQDLFVVEIVVPIATHKYLYSTGNGEVYIKTDAGKKRLRPIEIQEEILKRHKVKS encoded by the coding sequence ATGTTCTTCGACAACATCAAGATATCCAACTTTGGACCGTTTCCTGAACTAACTCTTCACTTCAACCCCAAAGGCGTCAACGCAATAATAGGCCCCAATGCTTCTGGGAAGACCCAGTTGATTGGAGCCATCGCAATTTCGCTGTTCGGGAAGGGAGCCAAAGCAACTTCAGAACGCACTGGAGAATCGACATTGCGTCTTGAAATAAGAAATGGAGAAAACCATGAGACGATCAATACCAAGATTGAAAAAAATTCACATCCCCTGAAGCTTAGCAGATCTGTTGACGCGTCCCTGCAACAACAGGTCTCCACAGGTTTCAGTCAGCAACTATTGAAGATGCTGGCAGACATTGATGGTCCGAATCTATTTCTCAGTCGCGAATCCATGTCGCATCCAGCCCCCATGGCCGACGATGACATTGAGCGCATCGACCAGATTTTCGAAGGCGACCAGTCACTAATAACTTTAAGGCCCCAGATCAGGGATGCCTTAAAGAGCCGGTCAAAGCGGAATCATTCGATCGGCATGTCGTGGCTCTTGACTCTCATCAATGAATACCTGTTGCGCGAACGCTCGGGAATCTCAATTCCCCTGATTGTTGATGATGCGGGCTCGGTCTTTGATACGCCAGCTTGGGTGATGGCACTCAGAATGATCAGCAGGGTAGGACAAAGGGATCAAGTCATTCTAACTACGGCACGTCCATTGGCCTCAGGTTTTGAGGCGAAGACCCATGAACTGAGCATCCCAAGAGCCTCACCAGGATCAGCAATTTACTTTGACTATTCTTTCCTGAGCAAAATGGAAAAGTCAAGGCGAGCGCGCGTCAAGCAACTTGCCGTCCGTCCGTTTTTATTGGGAAAGCAATTCACGCACGAAGAGAGCAGGTATTGCGAATTCAAAGAGGTAAAAGGAAACAACCCAATCGGATCAATCCATAGTTTGGCAGATCAGTATGTGGTTGCGTATTTGAACGCAGAAGGTCGCGGGAAAGTGGGGCGGATTTTATGGGGCATAAAAGATGATGGGGTTGTTGTCGGTGTGAAGCTGACGCAGGGCATGCGCGATGAACTGCGTAGAGTCATAACCGAAAACCTGCTCAAGATAGAACCCCCTTTGGCGCCTACCGAATATCGGATCGATCTTCATGCCGTTTACGAACAAGACAGAAGAATTCAGGACCTGTTTGTTGTGGAGATAGTCGTCCCAATTGCGACGCACAAGTACTTGTACTCAACAGGAAATGGAGAGGTCTACATCAAGACCGATGCAGGCAAAAAGAGGCTAAGGCCAATCGAAATCCAGGAAGAAATCCTCAAGCGCCACAAAGTAAAGTCGTAG
- a CDS encoding CHRD domain-containing protein: MRIVRDAFLCAVLIGGGGVAWAKEPPESAKTTRPAATPTSPVLDPSKGTEVGMVFESWLTPHQEGDEEANTPSSVPKQFRSQTPSLSRAEREAAGHRGHGQLRFSKDLSRAWVDVKIEGVNTAEINMFHIHCGKPGILGPILVDFAVATDLKSNIADGMFSVEIRNEHIVKTTEHGHGSVIGAFTMGCIIPSPSLSGAKPTKVLTVAGMAQMAQSGDLYFNLHTTGQTYYGDIRGQLLPAEKATR, translated from the coding sequence ATGCGTATCGTGCGAGATGCATTCCTGTGTGCGGTGCTGATCGGGGGCGGAGGCGTGGCTTGGGCGAAGGAGCCGCCGGAGTCGGCCAAGACGACCAGGCCAGCTGCCACCCCGACCTCGCCGGTGCTCGACCCATCGAAGGGGACGGAGGTGGGGATGGTGTTCGAGTCGTGGCTGACGCCGCACCAGGAAGGCGACGAGGAGGCGAACACGCCGTCGTCGGTGCCGAAGCAGTTCCGCTCGCAGACGCCGTCGCTGAGCCGGGCGGAGCGCGAGGCGGCGGGCCATCGCGGCCACGGTCAGCTCCGATTCAGCAAGGACCTGAGCCGCGCCTGGGTCGACGTGAAGATCGAAGGCGTCAACACGGCCGAGATCAACATGTTCCACATCCATTGCGGCAAGCCGGGCATCCTCGGGCCGATCCTCGTCGACTTCGCCGTCGCCACCGACCTCAAGAGCAACATCGCCGACGGCATGTTCTCGGTCGAGATCCGCAACGAGCACATCGTCAAGACGACGGAGCACGGCCACGGCAGCGTGATCGGCGCCTTCACCATGGGCTGCATCATCCCGAGCCCGTCGCTGTCCGGCGCGAAGCCGACCAAAGTGCTGACGGTGGCGGGGATGGCCCAGATGGCCCAGTCGGGCGACCTGTACTTCAACCTCCACACGACGGGGCAGACCTACTACGGCGACATCCGCGGCCAGCTCCTCCCGGCCGAAAAGGCCACCCGCTAG
- a CDS encoding nuclease-related domain-containing protein produces MYGRKNTRQSRTNRNPGQGSRAKQQAIASGSPIKTIITRALGLPSMEQAWGKGADGEEHVGELLNQLQPLGWTVIHDLKISSSGANVDHLVIGPPGVFVIDTKFVSGNVWVGGSNVMVGGFSKDYVEKLEAQAMRVREKLCNATGWGSLWVQGLLVFVEPNLTVKEQPNNVVVLSDDELVPGLLQQPPKLSPRQMEMLSQVAMSGNTWI; encoded by the coding sequence ATGTACGGACGGAAGAACACTCGGCAGAGCAGGACCAACCGCAACCCCGGTCAGGGTTCGCGGGCGAAGCAGCAGGCCATCGCAAGCGGGAGCCCCATCAAGACCATCATCACCCGGGCGCTCGGACTGCCCTCCATGGAACAGGCATGGGGCAAGGGAGCGGACGGAGAGGAACACGTCGGCGAGCTTCTGAATCAGCTCCAGCCGCTTGGGTGGACTGTCATTCACGACCTGAAGATCAGCTCTAGTGGAGCAAACGTGGATCACCTTGTTATTGGGCCTCCAGGGGTCTTCGTCATCGACACCAAGTTCGTGAGTGGGAATGTGTGGGTTGGCGGGTCTAACGTCATGGTGGGAGGTTTCTCCAAAGACTACGTGGAGAAACTGGAAGCGCAGGCAATGCGCGTCCGCGAGAAGCTTTGCAATGCCACCGGTTGGGGCTCCCTGTGGGTGCAGGGGTTGCTCGTGTTCGTAGAGCCGAACCTGACGGTGAAGGAGCAGCCGAATAACGTGGTGGTGCTCTCCGACGACGAACTTGTTCCCGGACTTCTCCAGCAGCCGCCGAAACTCTCCCCCCGCCAGATGGAGATGCTCTCTCAGGTGGCGATGAGCGGGAACACTTGGATTTGA
- a CDS encoding PQQ-dependent sugar dehydrogenase yields the protein MHFGSRFVFDGKGHLFFSIGERGHKEDAQDLSRPNGKVHRLHEDGSIPKDNPFVGREGALPSIWSYGNRNPQGLARPPVTGELWETEHGPRGGDELNRIEPGLNYGWPVITYGMNYDGTPMTDRTAQEGMQQPVLHWTPSIAVCAVDFYTGSHFPQWKNELFVGALAQQEVRRLRLKGGKVVHQEVLFKDVGRVRDVVSGPDGYLYVAFNGPDRIARLVPAPAVEPASGKAPGAKP from the coding sequence GTGCACTTCGGCTCGCGCTTCGTCTTCGACGGCAAGGGCCACCTGTTCTTCTCCATCGGCGAGCGGGGCCACAAGGAGGACGCGCAGGACCTGTCGAGGCCCAACGGCAAGGTGCACCGCCTCCACGAGGATGGGAGCATCCCGAAGGACAACCCGTTCGTCGGCCGCGAGGGCGCCCTGCCGAGCATCTGGAGCTATGGCAACCGCAACCCGCAGGGACTGGCGCGGCCCCCGGTGACCGGGGAGCTGTGGGAGACGGAGCATGGCCCCCGGGGCGGCGACGAGCTCAACCGCATCGAGCCCGGACTCAACTACGGCTGGCCGGTCATCACCTACGGCATGAACTACGACGGCACGCCGATGACGGACCGCACCGCGCAGGAGGGCATGCAGCAGCCCGTGCTGCACTGGACGCCTTCCATCGCCGTGTGCGCGGTGGACTTCTACACGGGCAGCCACTTCCCCCAGTGGAAGAACGAGCTGTTCGTGGGCGCGCTCGCGCAGCAGGAGGTGCGGCGCTTGAGGCTCAAGGGCGGCAAGGTGGTGCACCAGGAGGTGCTGTTCAAGGACGTGGGCCGGGTGCGCGACGTGGTGAGCGGTCCGGATGGCTACCTCTACGTCGCCTTCAACGGACCGGATCGCATCGCGCGGCTGGTGCCGGCGCCCGCGGTCGAGCCCGCCTCCGGCAAGGCCCCGGGCGCGAAGCCTTGA